A window of Syngnathoides biaculeatus isolate LvHL_M chromosome 9, ASM1980259v1, whole genome shotgun sequence contains these coding sequences:
- the mvb12a gene encoding multivesicular body subunit 12A isoform X2: MRHLHLASFFFSSSSQMATVDHGAVRPLTAVAWTSNTSTCPKDFTLINITEDGASASFTRSFAIRRVPLQATSGGMVVSDIQLITEKDAIPHGYCFIAEHLEPKANVSKKKRVCVRVVPVGSVDTAVLDIKLTAKSKMMLQHYTYVGDIHGYVLWCRKGPFTSTMPQAKPRSVSLGLRRLSLELPSTPQPLRLSNPPQVPQGKLSQRRHSLHVKETLDKPADSSIQGITALDGVPFSLHPKFDIQSNATTPQLNYQLNNIRIKSLQDIENEYNYTFAVEELAAKRTRPQVSTSSSAQ, translated from the exons ATGCGGCATCTGCATTTagcttccttctttttttcttcttcttctcagatGGCCACCGTGGATCATGGAGCAGTCCGGCCACTCACGGCAGTTGCGTGGACATCCAACACGTCCACCTGCCCCAAAGACTTCACCTTG ATCAACATTACTGAAGATGGAGCAAGCGCAAGCTTCACACGCAGCTTTGCAATAAG GCGTGTCCCTCTGCAGGCCACTTCAGGTGGGATGGTCGTGTCGGATATTCAGCTCATTACAGAAAAGGACGCCATTCCTCATGGCTACTGCTTCATAGCGGAACACTTGGAACCAA AGGCAAACGTTTCCAAGAAGAAACGCGTATGTGTGCGTGTCGTCCCAGTCGGTAGTGTTGACACGGCTGTCCTGGATATCAAACTGACAGCTAAAAGCAAAATGATGTTGCAGCACTACACATATGTTGG AGACATCCACGGCTATGTGCTGTGGTGTAGAAAGGGCCCATTTACCAGCACCATGCCTCAAGCCAAGCCCCGCAGTGTCAGCCTGGGCTTGCGTAGACTGTCATTGGAGCTCCCATCTACTCCCCAGCCTCTAAGACTAAG CAACCCTCCTCAGGTGCCACAGGGTAAACTCAGCCAGAGGCGCCATTCCCTCCATGTCAAAGAAACCTTAGACAAACCAGCTGACAGTAGTATCCAAGGAATCACAG CACTAGATGGAGTACCCTTCAGCCTTCACCCAAAGTTTGATATCCAATCAAATGCTACG actCCTCAGCTGAACTATCAGCTCAACAATATTCGTATAAAATCCCTCCAAGACATAGAAAATGAG taTAACTACACATTTGCAGTGGAAGAGCTTGCTGCCAAGAGGAccagaccacaggtgtcaacaTCCTCATCAGCTCAGtga
- the mvb12a gene encoding multivesicular body subunit 12A isoform X3, protein MATVDHGAVRPLTAVAWTSNTSTCPKDFTLINITEDGASASFTRSFAIRSGYYLCYSKATSGGMVVSDIQLITEKDAIPHGYCFIAEHLEPKANVSKKKRVCVRVVPVGSVDTAVLDIKLTAKSKMMLQHYTYVGDIHGYVLWCRKGPFTSTMPQAKPRSVSLGLRRLSLELPSTPQPLRLSNPPQVPQGKLSQRRHSLHVKETLDKPADSSIQGITALDGVPFSLHPKFDIQSNATTPQLNYQLNNIRIKSLQDIENEYNYTFAVEELAAKRTRPQVSTSSSAQ, encoded by the exons atGGCCACCGTGGATCATGGAGCAGTCCGGCCACTCACGGCAGTTGCGTGGACATCCAACACGTCCACCTGCCCCAAAGACTTCACCTTG ATCAACATTACTGAAGATGGAGCAAGCGCAAGCTTCACACGCAGCTTTGCAATAAGGTCCGGTTACTACCTTTGTTACAGTAAG GCCACTTCAGGTGGGATGGTCGTGTCGGATATTCAGCTCATTACAGAAAAGGACGCCATTCCTCATGGCTACTGCTTCATAGCGGAACACTTGGAACCAA AGGCAAACGTTTCCAAGAAGAAACGCGTATGTGTGCGTGTCGTCCCAGTCGGTAGTGTTGACACGGCTGTCCTGGATATCAAACTGACAGCTAAAAGCAAAATGATGTTGCAGCACTACACATATGTTGG AGACATCCACGGCTATGTGCTGTGGTGTAGAAAGGGCCCATTTACCAGCACCATGCCTCAAGCCAAGCCCCGCAGTGTCAGCCTGGGCTTGCGTAGACTGTCATTGGAGCTCCCATCTACTCCCCAGCCTCTAAGACTAAG CAACCCTCCTCAGGTGCCACAGGGTAAACTCAGCCAGAGGCGCCATTCCCTCCATGTCAAAGAAACCTTAGACAAACCAGCTGACAGTAGTATCCAAGGAATCACAG CACTAGATGGAGTACCCTTCAGCCTTCACCCAAAGTTTGATATCCAATCAAATGCTACG actCCTCAGCTGAACTATCAGCTCAACAATATTCGTATAAAATCCCTCCAAGACATAGAAAATGAG taTAACTACACATTTGCAGTGGAAGAGCTTGCTGCCAAGAGGAccagaccacaggtgtcaacaTCCTCATCAGCTCAGtga
- the mvb12a gene encoding multivesicular body subunit 12A isoform X1, protein MRHLHLASFFFSSSSQMATVDHGAVRPLTAVAWTSNTSTCPKDFTLINITEDGASASFTRSFAIRSGYYLCYSKATSGGMVVSDIQLITEKDAIPHGYCFIAEHLEPKANVSKKKRVCVRVVPVGSVDTAVLDIKLTAKSKMMLQHYTYVGDIHGYVLWCRKGPFTSTMPQAKPRSVSLGLRRLSLELPSTPQPLRLSNPPQVPQGKLSQRRHSLHVKETLDKPADSSIQGITALDGVPFSLHPKFDIQSNATTPQLNYQLNNIRIKSLQDIENEYNYTFAVEELAAKRTRPQVSTSSSAQ, encoded by the exons ATGCGGCATCTGCATTTagcttccttctttttttcttcttcttctcagatGGCCACCGTGGATCATGGAGCAGTCCGGCCACTCACGGCAGTTGCGTGGACATCCAACACGTCCACCTGCCCCAAAGACTTCACCTTG ATCAACATTACTGAAGATGGAGCAAGCGCAAGCTTCACACGCAGCTTTGCAATAAGGTCCGGTTACTACCTTTGTTACAGTAAG GCCACTTCAGGTGGGATGGTCGTGTCGGATATTCAGCTCATTACAGAAAAGGACGCCATTCCTCATGGCTACTGCTTCATAGCGGAACACTTGGAACCAA AGGCAAACGTTTCCAAGAAGAAACGCGTATGTGTGCGTGTCGTCCCAGTCGGTAGTGTTGACACGGCTGTCCTGGATATCAAACTGACAGCTAAAAGCAAAATGATGTTGCAGCACTACACATATGTTGG AGACATCCACGGCTATGTGCTGTGGTGTAGAAAGGGCCCATTTACCAGCACCATGCCTCAAGCCAAGCCCCGCAGTGTCAGCCTGGGCTTGCGTAGACTGTCATTGGAGCTCCCATCTACTCCCCAGCCTCTAAGACTAAG CAACCCTCCTCAGGTGCCACAGGGTAAACTCAGCCAGAGGCGCCATTCCCTCCATGTCAAAGAAACCTTAGACAAACCAGCTGACAGTAGTATCCAAGGAATCACAG CACTAGATGGAGTACCCTTCAGCCTTCACCCAAAGTTTGATATCCAATCAAATGCTACG actCCTCAGCTGAACTATCAGCTCAACAATATTCGTATAAAATCCCTCCAAGACATAGAAAATGAG taTAACTACACATTTGCAGTGGAAGAGCTTGCTGCCAAGAGGAccagaccacaggtgtcaacaTCCTCATCAGCTCAGtga